One window from the genome of Chitinivibrionales bacterium encodes:
- a CDS encoding PDZ domain-containing protein, whose product MNSETTTSLFTKPRIIGTVILTVVISGLLIDNIKADSDNFYSDIIRLDDVATKIHQGYVEEVDSKRLVNEAIEGMLTILDPHTTYFEKKQYDELRIHTEGKFGGLGIQISIRDNVLTVMTPISGTPASRAGIQSGDQIIEIEGESTKGIKLDEAVNKLRGEPNTDVAIKIRRKGEPKPLEYTITREIIQIKSVPYYGVFNDSIGYIRLNTFSQEAGKEIEKAIKLLLKKGINGLVLDLRHNPGGLLPQAIEVASKFLPRKSLVVSTRGRSPGQNKEFEAPSNPVLPEDMKLAILVNYASASASEIVAGAIQDWDRGVILGDTTFGKGSVQSILPLEDQSHHIKLTTAFYYTPSGRCINKPENDIQGDKDVESEFNHEEGIQEENGDTDEKSETPRDTATYKTKNGRLVYGGGGIIPDTVVIPEIPKLLVRVLFRNDVFFKFANREHPKVKMDDMQIDSSFNLNKKIMNDFYTFIDSIDFEYKTVAGLAFDDFEVRTGLVEDTADSDSVERNVEEMELSKEDKKKLQEAAHIINDVLKRQRKEEFSNQEDEIKKHITEAFLIREYGQDHEIVYRHKLADDEQLQTAMQLLSNPDPYKTLLQPQVQEKE is encoded by the coding sequence ATGAACAGCGAAACAACAACCTCCTTGTTCACCAAACCACGAATTATCGGCACCGTCATTTTAACGGTGGTAATATCAGGTCTTTTAATCGACAACATTAAGGCCGACAGCGATAATTTTTATTCCGACATTATTCGTCTCGATGATGTTGCCACCAAGATTCATCAGGGTTATGTTGAAGAGGTCGATTCAAAGCGGCTGGTCAATGAGGCAATAGAGGGCATGCTGACGATCCTCGATCCTCATACGACCTATTTCGAGAAGAAGCAGTATGATGAGCTTCGCATCCATACCGAGGGCAAATTCGGCGGTCTCGGCATTCAGATTTCAATCAGAGATAATGTTTTGACGGTTATGACTCCTATAAGCGGAACACCGGCCTCCCGGGCTGGTATCCAGTCCGGTGATCAGATCATCGAAATTGAAGGTGAGTCCACCAAGGGGATAAAACTTGATGAAGCTGTAAATAAGTTACGGGGAGAACCGAACACCGATGTAGCAATTAAGATTCGTAGAAAAGGTGAACCAAAGCCTCTCGAATATACAATTACAAGAGAAATTATTCAGATAAAATCGGTGCCCTACTATGGTGTTTTTAACGACAGTATCGGGTACATCAGGCTCAATACCTTTTCGCAGGAAGCCGGTAAGGAGATTGAAAAAGCGATAAAGCTTTTATTAAAAAAAGGCATTAACGGATTGGTCCTTGATCTGCGCCATAATCCCGGTGGATTGCTTCCCCAGGCCATTGAGGTGGCATCAAAGTTTTTACCCCGGAAATCACTTGTTGTCTCGACCAGAGGACGTTCGCCGGGACAGAATAAAGAGTTTGAAGCACCATCAAATCCTGTTCTTCCCGAAGACATGAAACTGGCAATTCTGGTAAATTATGCAAGTGCATCAGCCTCGGAAATTGTCGCCGGAGCCATTCAGGACTGGGACCGGGGTGTTATCCTTGGAGATACAACATTTGGTAAGGGATCGGTGCAAAGTATTCTGCCCCTCGAAGACCAGAGTCATCATATTAAACTGACCACAGCCTTCTATTATACCCCCTCGGGAAGGTGTATTAATAAGCCCGAAAATGATATTCAGGGAGATAAGGATGTCGAATCGGAATTCAATCACGAAGAGGGGATTCAAGAAGAGAACGGCGATACAGATGAGAAATCGGAGACCCCCAGGGATACGGCTACTTACAAAACCAAGAATGGCCGGCTGGTATATGGCGGAGGCGGAATTATTCCCGACACCGTGGTTATCCCGGAAATACCGAAGCTTCTTGTCCGGGTTCTCTTTCGGAACGATGTTTTCTTTAAGTTTGCAAACAGGGAGCATCCCAAAGTCAAAATGGATGACATGCAAATAGACAGCTCATTTAATCTGAACAAAAAAATAATGAACGATTTTTATACTTTTATTGATTCAATCGATTTTGAATATAAAACAGTTGCCGGACTGGCGTTCGATGATTTTGAAGTTCGTACCGGGCTTGTTGAAGATACGGCGGACAGTGATTCGGTGGAACGGAATGTTGAAGAAATGGAGCTGTCCAAAGAGGATAAAAAGAAGCTTCAGGAAGCTGCACACATTATTAACGATGTACTCAAACGGCAGCGAAAAGAAGAATTCAGTAATCAGGAAGATGAGATAAAGAAACATATAACCGAGGCGTTTCTTATTCGAGAATACGGACAGGATCATGAGATTGTATACCGGCATAAGCTCGCCGATGACGAGCAACTGCAAACCGCTATGCAGCTTTTATCCAATCCTGATCCCTACAAAACCCTTTTACAGCCGCAGGTACAGGAAAAGGAATAG
- a CDS encoding dTMP kinase: MRKGLFITFEGIDGCGKSTQVGEAAKRLEKDSIPCLVTREPGGTPIGEKIREIILSNDNVEMGAECELLLYLASRAQHVFEKILPAVESGKIVLCDRFQDATFAYQGYGRGLSISQLQQLNEFSTRNRAPDLTFIFDCTVDEAAERLKKSNKAPDRLEGNSRDFHERIRNGYLALAEQNPKRCIIFSGDESVETLSWKVYERIQQLINEINS; encoded by the coding sequence ATGAGAAAGGGTCTTTTTATAACATTTGAAGGTATTGATGGATGCGGTAAGAGCACGCAGGTGGGCGAAGCCGCAAAGCGTCTGGAAAAAGATTCTATTCCCTGTCTTGTTACAAGGGAGCCGGGCGGTACACCGATCGGTGAGAAAATACGTGAGATTATATTGTCAAATGATAATGTCGAGATGGGCGCCGAATGTGAACTACTTCTGTACCTTGCATCACGGGCCCAGCATGTTTTCGAAAAAATATTACCGGCGGTGGAAAGCGGAAAAATCGTTCTCTGTGATCGATTTCAGGATGCTACATTTGCCTATCAGGGATATGGTAGAGGGTTGTCAATTAGTCAATTGCAGCAGTTGAACGAATTTTCCACCCGAAATCGGGCGCCCGATTTAACCTTTATTTTCGATTGTACGGTTGACGAAGCGGCTGAAAGACTGAAAAAGAGTAATAAAGCGCCGGATCGACTTGAAGGAAATTCCAGAGATTTCCATGAGCGAATCAGAAACGGTTATCTGGCCCTGGCAGAGCAGAATCCAAAACGGTGTATTATTTTTTCCGGAGACGAATCTGTTGAAACGTTGTCCTGGAAAGTGTACGAAAGAATTCAGCAGCTTATCAACGAAATAAACTCTTAG